From Kineosporia succinea, the proteins below share one genomic window:
- a CDS encoding serine/threonine-protein kinase — protein sequence MPSTPLSCTQPGCTGTIEDGYCNVCGTPAGVGAPAALSDPDAGAALSTRTSSSSNRLASAPLGSARATGSTNGTRRLGSTSARTRAARLGAGITTVPPAPVPDPLAAVKEDPQVPENRRHCPNCGNPVGRSRQGRPGRPEGFCPNCRAAFSFTPKLKKGDLVAHQYEVVGAIAHGGLGWIYLAKDKNVSDRWVVLKGLLNSGDPDALAAAIAEQRFLAQVEHPLIVEIYNFVTHDDAGYIVMEYVPGKSLKDILKDRISGAGGMFKPFPVDQAIAYILEVLPAFQYLHDTGLLYCDFKPDNIVQAGDSIKLIDLGGVRRIDDLDSAIYGTVGYQAPEVPDVGPSVASDIYTLGRSLVSLAMEFRGNTSTFATTLPSVNDTPLFQQYDSLYRLLAKTCAPNPGDRFATADELRTQLLGVLREVVAADRRGDRPASHSTASLLFEPPVVEGDRLQWDNLPKLRVDETDPQAAWLASISVTEPREKLDLLLSAQNPSIEVRLATAYTAVEAGQLETCDRIVGEILNDDPWEWRSIWLAGLAALARGDATNAQAAFNAVYGQAPGELAPKLALAVACEEGNQPDIAEGLYLTCLRTDANFTAPAAFGLARIRSQRHTDGVGELEAAIAALDMVPSTSRSFVSARRQKAALLAASDAGLDALAAALESVASVRLDPRDRAQLRVSVLDAALSDVQVSGPRPDVLVGGVPAEAPKLQDGLEEAYRELASLTEKRDERVRLVDQANQVRRWTWR from the coding sequence ATGCCATCGACCCCGCTCTCCTGCACCCAGCCCGGCTGCACGGGCACCATCGAAGACGGGTACTGCAACGTCTGCGGCACCCCGGCCGGAGTGGGCGCACCCGCGGCCCTCTCCGATCCCGACGCCGGGGCGGCCCTCTCCACCCGCACCTCCTCGTCGTCCAACCGGCTGGCCAGCGCCCCGCTCGGCTCGGCCCGCGCGACCGGCAGCACCAACGGCACCCGCCGGCTGGGCTCCACCTCGGCGCGCACCCGCGCGGCCCGGCTCGGCGCGGGCATCACCACGGTGCCGCCGGCCCCGGTGCCCGACCCGCTGGCCGCGGTGAAGGAAGACCCCCAGGTCCCCGAGAACCGGCGGCACTGCCCGAACTGCGGCAACCCGGTCGGTCGCTCCCGCCAGGGCCGGCCCGGCCGCCCCGAGGGCTTCTGCCCGAACTGCCGGGCCGCGTTCTCGTTCACGCCCAAGCTCAAGAAGGGCGATCTGGTCGCGCACCAGTACGAGGTGGTCGGCGCGATCGCGCACGGCGGCCTGGGCTGGATCTACCTGGCGAAGGACAAGAACGTCTCCGACCGCTGGGTGGTGCTCAAGGGCCTGCTCAACTCCGGCGACCCCGACGCCCTCGCCGCCGCGATCGCCGAGCAGCGGTTCCTGGCCCAGGTCGAGCACCCGCTGATCGTCGAGATCTACAACTTCGTCACGCACGACGACGCCGGGTACATCGTGATGGAGTACGTCCCCGGCAAGTCGCTGAAAGACATTCTGAAAGACCGGATCTCCGGCGCCGGCGGGATGTTCAAGCCGTTCCCGGTCGACCAGGCGATCGCGTACATCCTCGAGGTCCTGCCCGCCTTCCAGTACCTGCACGACACCGGGCTGCTCTACTGCGACTTCAAGCCCGACAACATCGTGCAGGCCGGCGACTCGATCAAGCTGATCGACCTCGGTGGCGTCCGCCGCATCGACGACCTCGACTCGGCCATCTACGGCACCGTCGGCTACCAGGCCCCCGAGGTGCCCGACGTCGGCCCGTCGGTGGCCAGCGACATCTACACGCTCGGCCGCAGCCTGGTGTCGCTCGCGATGGAGTTCCGGGGCAACACCTCGACCTTCGCCACCACGCTCCCGAGCGTCAACGACACCCCGCTCTTCCAGCAGTACGACTCGCTCTACCGCCTCCTGGCCAAGACCTGCGCCCCCAACCCGGGCGACCGCTTCGCCACCGCCGACGAACTGCGCACCCAGCTGCTCGGCGTACTGCGCGAGGTGGTGGCCGCCGACCGCCGCGGCGACCGGCCCGCCTCACACTCCACCGCGTCGCTGCTGTTCGAGCCGCCGGTGGTCGAGGGCGACCGGCTGCAGTGGGACAACCTGCCGAAACTGCGCGTCGACGAGACCGATCCGCAGGCCGCCTGGCTCGCCTCGATCAGCGTCACCGAGCCCCGCGAGAAGCTCGACCTGCTGCTCAGCGCCCAGAACCCGTCCATCGAGGTACGTCTCGCCACCGCCTACACCGCGGTCGAGGCCGGCCAGCTCGAGACCTGCGACCGCATCGTCGGCGAGATCCTCAACGACGACCCGTGGGAGTGGCGCTCCATCTGGCTGGCCGGACTCGCCGCGCTGGCCCGGGGCGACGCCACGAACGCCCAGGCCGCCTTCAACGCGGTCTACGGCCAGGCCCCCGGTGAGCTCGCGCCCAAGCTCGCGCTCGCCGTGGCCTGCGAGGAGGGCAACCAGCCGGACATCGCCGAGGGCCTGTACCTGACCTGCCTGCGCACCGACGCGAACTTCACCGCCCCGGCCGCGTTCGGCCTGGCCCGGATCCGTTCCCAGCGGCACACCGACGGCGTGGGCGAGCTCGAGGCGGCGATCGCGGCGCTGGACATGGTGCCGAGCACGAGCCGCAGCTTCGTCAGCGCCCGCCGGCAGAAGGCCGCGCTGCTGGCGGCCTCCGACGCCGGGCTGGACGCGCTGGCGGCCGCGCTGGAGAGCGTGGCCTCGGTGCGGCTCGACCCCCGCGACCGCGCCCAGCTGCGGGTGAGTGTGCTGGACGCCGCACTGAGCGACGTCCAGGTCAGTGGGCCCCGGCCCGATGTCCTGGTGGGAGGGGTGCCCGCCGAGGCCCCGAAACTCCAGGACGGTCTGGAGGAGGCCTACCGGGAGCTGGCCTCTCTCACCGAGAAACGCGACGAGCGGGTCCGGCTCGTCGACCAGGCCAATCAGGTGCGCCGCTGGACCTGGCGGTGA
- a CDS encoding protein phosphatase 2C domain-containing protein → MNENPPPAAPPGQSVICPNCGEDAEPGDLFCEGCGQDLPDGITPVAADTSKRPGGIAHPASPATPVDLEALSPNCRTCGGTSFLDGYCTNCGSPAVKLRDHWQERPAAWVAAVSDRGLRHHRNEDGMALAARPEPGSRAVLVVCDGVSSSFDSDIASLGAARAALEVLERPRPDVPSVAGRISAWNERLALAGEEANKAAIEAGRHPSGRVGERQDSPPSCTFAAAVVDSGVIVVGWVGDSRIYWIPDSGEPEQMSRDDSWATEQILAGVPREEAENGPRAHAITRWLGPDSPDFIPTRDSRVPDRPGWLLVCSDGLWNYCSPASDLAALVRGIADEVHGEPEQLAGRLVEWANRQGGMDNITVAVARIAPIPPRAASALPDETTTPVHATPDVPPRVHPAEPEA, encoded by the coding sequence GTGAACGAGAACCCGCCGCCCGCCGCGCCGCCGGGGCAGAGCGTGATCTGCCCCAACTGCGGGGAGGACGCCGAGCCCGGTGACCTGTTCTGCGAGGGCTGCGGTCAGGACCTGCCCGACGGCATCACCCCGGTCGCCGCCGACACGTCGAAGCGGCCGGGCGGCATCGCGCACCCGGCCTCGCCCGCGACGCCGGTCGACCTGGAGGCCCTGAGCCCGAACTGCCGCACCTGCGGCGGCACCTCGTTCCTGGACGGCTACTGCACGAACTGCGGTTCGCCCGCGGTGAAGCTGCGCGACCACTGGCAGGAGCGCCCGGCGGCCTGGGTCGCCGCCGTCTCCGACCGGGGCCTGCGCCACCATCGCAACGAAGACGGGATGGCGCTCGCCGCCCGTCCCGAACCCGGTTCGCGGGCGGTTCTCGTGGTGTGCGACGGCGTCTCGTCGTCGTTCGACTCGGACATCGCCAGCCTCGGGGCGGCGCGCGCCGCCCTCGAGGTGCTGGAGCGGCCGCGTCCTGACGTGCCGTCGGTGGCCGGCCGGATCTCGGCCTGGAACGAGCGGCTGGCGCTGGCCGGGGAAGAGGCCAACAAGGCCGCGATCGAGGCCGGGCGCCACCCCAGCGGCCGGGTCGGGGAGCGTCAGGACAGCCCGCCGTCGTGCACGTTCGCCGCGGCGGTCGTCGACTCCGGGGTCATCGTGGTCGGCTGGGTCGGTGACAGCCGGATCTACTGGATCCCGGATTCCGGTGAGCCGGAACAGATGTCGCGGGACGACTCGTGGGCGACCGAGCAGATCCTCGCCGGGGTGCCGCGCGAGGAGGCCGAGAACGGGCCGCGGGCGCACGCGATCACCCGCTGGCTCGGGCCGGACAGCCCCGACTTCATCCCCACCCGCGACTCCCGCGTCCCCGATCGCCCGGGCTGGCTCCTGGTGTGTTCCGACGGGCTCTGGAACTACTGCTCACCCGCTTCCGACCTGGCGGCCCTGGTGAGGGGGATTGCGGACGAGGTGCACGGCGAACCGGAACAGCTCGCCGGGCGTTTGGTCGAGTGGGCGAACCGGCAGGGCGGCATGGACAACATCACGGTCGCCGTTGCGCGGATCGCTCCGATCCCGCCGCGGGCGGCCAGTGCGTTGCCTGACGAAACCACTACCCCCGTCCACGCAACGCCGGACGTGCCCCCGCGCGTCCATCCGGCGGAGCCAGAAGCCTGA
- a CDS encoding vWA domain-containing protein — MPSFSAEVFQNEFISEGATDVHAIVSVTCSGAGEAGRGGGGDAAEIVIVDTSGSMLDAKIVAARQAAAVAVDQILDGTWFAIISGTHIATRAFPYPNARVSMVQMEPGARAAAKEAISRLEADGGTAMGSWLKLAAQLFDTVPQATQRHAILLTDGQNQSEQPHQFQAAIESVTGRFQCDCRGVGADWDVAELRRVSTALLGTVDLIADPASMAADFEALMQKAMGRGVAEAQLRVWAPQGSQLLWVRQVSPNVEDLTGRKIEINPLTSAFPTGAWGDESRDYHVAVRVSPQPVGQERLAARVQLSVRDQIVSQGLVKAKWSGDDALTTRIDPAVAHYTGQAELAVVIQEGLAAKAAGDEATATTKLGRAVALAAETGNDEATSKLRKVVDIDDPATGTVRLKRSVDKLDEMALDTASTKTTRVNKR; from the coding sequence ATGCCGTCCTTCAGCGCCGAGGTGTTCCAGAACGAGTTCATCTCCGAGGGTGCCACCGACGTGCACGCCATCGTCTCGGTGACGTGCAGCGGAGCCGGCGAGGCCGGGCGCGGCGGAGGGGGTGACGCGGCCGAGATCGTCATCGTCGACACCTCCGGGTCGATGCTCGACGCGAAGATCGTCGCCGCCCGTCAGGCCGCCGCGGTCGCGGTCGACCAGATTCTCGACGGCACCTGGTTCGCGATCATCTCCGGCACGCACATCGCGACGCGGGCGTTCCCCTACCCGAACGCGCGGGTGTCGATGGTGCAGATGGAGCCGGGGGCGCGGGCTGCCGCCAAGGAGGCCATCTCCCGGCTCGAGGCCGACGGCGGCACCGCGATGGGCTCGTGGCTGAAGCTGGCGGCGCAGCTGTTCGACACGGTGCCCCAGGCCACGCAGCGCCACGCGATCCTGCTCACCGACGGGCAGAACCAGAGCGAGCAGCCGCACCAGTTCCAGGCGGCGATCGAGTCGGTCACCGGGCGGTTCCAGTGCGACTGCCGCGGTGTGGGGGCCGACTGGGACGTGGCCGAGCTGCGCCGGGTCTCCACCGCCTTGCTCGGCACGGTCGACCTGATCGCCGACCCGGCGTCGATGGCCGCGGACTTCGAGGCGCTCATGCAGAAGGCGATGGGCCGTGGTGTCGCGGAGGCCCAGCTGAGGGTCTGGGCGCCGCAGGGTTCGCAGCTGCTGTGGGTGCGGCAGGTCTCGCCGAACGTCGAGGACCTGACCGGTCGCAAGATCGAGATCAACCCGCTGACCTCGGCTTTCCCCACCGGGGCCTGGGGTGACGAGTCCCGTGACTACCACGTGGCGGTGCGGGTGTCGCCGCAGCCGGTCGGGCAGGAACGTCTCGCCGCGCGGGTGCAGTTGTCGGTGCGCGACCAGATCGTGTCGCAGGGGCTGGTGAAGGCCAAGTGGTCGGGGGACGACGCGCTCACCACCCGCATCGACCCGGCGGTCGCGCACTACACGGGTCAGGCCGAGCTCGCCGTGGTGATCCAGGAGGGTCTGGCCGCCAAGGCGGCCGGTGACGAGGCCACGGCCACCACGAAGCTGGGGCGTGCGGTCGCCCTCGCGGCCGAGACCGGTAACGATGAGGCAACGAGCAAGCTGCGCAAGGTCGTCGACATCGACGATCCGGCGACCGGCACCGTGCGGTTGAAGCGGTCGGTGGACAAGCTGGACGAGATGGCGCTCGACACCGCCTCGACGAAGACGACAAGGGTCAACAAGCGATGA
- a CDS encoding FHA domain-containing protein, protein MSSPAPSALSSPDVPDEVTNPNPISPSQFSSPKVLTWVAEVWIDPDWYATQESDEPCPSPGMPAVVPLWDQSILVGRRSTSRNIHPQVDCGTDHGVSRRHAQLTTDGQRWFAEDLQSSNGTYVSSAGAPLPTAPIPAGQRVEFREGDRVYVGAWTRLVVRKATPEEQ, encoded by the coding sequence GTGTCCTCTCCCGCCCCGTCCGCACTCTCGTCCCCCGACGTGCCCGACGAGGTGACCAACCCGAACCCCATCTCCCCGTCCCAGTTCTCGTCACCGAAGGTGCTGACCTGGGTGGCCGAGGTCTGGATCGACCCGGACTGGTACGCCACGCAGGAGAGCGACGAGCCCTGCCCGTCGCCGGGCATGCCCGCGGTGGTTCCGCTGTGGGACCAGAGCATCCTGGTCGGACGCCGCTCGACGAGCCGCAACATCCACCCCCAGGTGGACTGCGGCACCGACCACGGCGTCTCGCGGCGCCATGCCCAGCTGACCACCGACGGACAGCGCTGGTTCGCCGAAGACCTCCAGTCGTCCAACGGCACGTACGTCTCCTCGGCCGGGGCCCCGTTGCCCACCGCGCCGATCCCGGCCGGCCAGCGCGTCGAGTTCCGTGAGGGCGACCGTGTGTATGTCGGTGCCTGGACGCGTCTCGTAGTTCGCAAGGCGACGCCCGAAGAGCAGTAG
- a CDS encoding DUF6318 family protein, producing the protein MAPEAEQTAAGAEKFVRYFWDVYNYGYTSGNSAPLNGISGEECVFCTSATREIDQANAQGLRQTGGRITPQVIQAAPGPVGSSVVVISVVNQEASQVLDENASVVATSKALKAINADSRIEWTGKSWRMAAVTISSKGD; encoded by the coding sequence GTGGCGCCGGAGGCGGAGCAGACGGCCGCGGGAGCCGAGAAGTTCGTGCGGTACTTCTGGGACGTCTACAACTACGGCTACACGTCGGGTAACTCCGCACCTCTGAACGGAATCAGTGGCGAGGAGTGCGTCTTCTGCACCAGCGCGACCCGCGAGATCGACCAGGCGAACGCGCAAGGCCTTCGCCAGACCGGCGGGCGGATCACCCCTCAGGTGATCCAGGCCGCACCCGGGCCGGTCGGCTCCTCGGTCGTCGTCATCAGCGTGGTGAACCAGGAAGCCAGCCAGGTTCTCGACGAGAACGCTTCCGTCGTGGCCACTTCAAAGGCACTCAAGGCCATCAATGCCGACTCGCGCATCGAATGGACCGGGAAGTCCTGGCGGATGGCCGCGGTCACCATCTCCTCGAAGGGCGACTGA
- the purU gene encoding formyltetrahydrofolate deformylase translates to MTEASSPVLPATTPAPAPLGAGGSAPADRRQYVLTLACEDRPGIVYAVASFLIQHGCNILQSEQYDDHDGDEAGTFFMRVQFSALDPVETLERLRAGFLSVADSFHMQWRLVDASTRCRTLILVSKFGHCLNDLLFRHRIGALGIDIPAVVSNHVEFQDLVESHGIPFIHIPVTKDTKPEAEKQLLEIVDREKIDLVVLARYMQVLSPSLCDALSGRAINIHHSFLPSFKGARPYGQAHARGVKIIGATAHYVTSDLDEGPIIEQDVHRVTHATSAEQMAAVGRDVECQVLARAVTWHAENRVMINGTKTVVFS, encoded by the coding sequence GTGACCGAGGCCTCTTCTCCCGTTCTTCCCGCGACCACACCCGCACCTGCCCCCCTCGGCGCGGGCGGTTCCGCCCCCGCCGACCGCCGGCAGTACGTGCTGACGCTGGCCTGTGAGGACAGGCCGGGCATCGTCTACGCCGTCGCGAGCTTCCTGATCCAGCACGGCTGCAACATCCTGCAGAGTGAGCAGTACGACGACCACGACGGCGACGAGGCCGGCACCTTCTTCATGCGGGTGCAGTTCAGCGCGCTCGACCCGGTCGAGACCCTCGAGCGTCTGCGGGCCGGTTTCCTGTCCGTCGCCGACTCCTTCCACATGCAGTGGCGCCTGGTCGACGCGAGCACCCGCTGCCGCACCCTGATCCTGGTGTCGAAGTTCGGCCACTGCCTGAACGACCTGCTGTTCCGGCACCGCATCGGGGCGCTGGGCATCGACATCCCCGCCGTCGTGAGCAACCACGTCGAGTTCCAGGACCTGGTCGAGAGCCACGGCATCCCGTTCATCCACATCCCGGTCACGAAGGACACCAAGCCCGAGGCCGAGAAGCAGCTCCTGGAGATCGTCGATCGCGAGAAGATCGACCTCGTGGTGCTGGCCCGCTACATGCAGGTGCTCTCGCCGTCGCTGTGCGACGCCCTCAGTGGCCGGGCGATCAACATCCACCACTCGTTCCTGCCGAGCTTCAAGGGGGCCCGCCCCTACGGCCAGGCCCACGCGCGCGGCGTGAAGATCATCGGCGCCACTGCCCACTATGTGACGTCGGACCTGGACGAGGGCCCGATCATCGAGCAGGACGTGCACCGGGTCACGCACGCCACAAGCGCCGAGCAGATGGCCGCGGTCGGGCGGGACGTGGAGTGCCAGGTGCTGGCGCGGGCCGTCACCTGGCACGCGGAGAACCGGGTGATGATCAACGGGACGAAGACGGTCGTCTTCAGCTGA
- a CDS encoding glycoside hydrolase family 26 protein: MTSRRRAPGEGERRAQATAEREAQPASADRGEVLDSRRSRAKRATHDLDPAAGRRKRRAAVNATLNAQVHAQVGAPVTVGSVEGSSFFADDLGDPSDPTPTRPRETSPRETGPRETRPRETSSTGRKSIRVAAAPPEERLSRADLRARRERMEKRRRRRALQRQLTFGLIGRETDPEAATVAIPRLEETDTGSIKVARSRSERKAMETGALDLGTVSSADTGSIIIADITVDDPTPTGEISTRRSLRGKRPQTGRRSSRGPIGRAASNKRAWLGAVAIALTVAVPGGYFLDRAQSEPTQEAALTSEGNTMPTITADRSTSPTSEELKKNQERLGKATATKTKKAASKTTSADKSKSPSASRTTTTTDDAPTSSKPGGTTQVGLANLSDKASGLGWASGVYMPGSNASNQAAFAQWRGTGLDVVVDWPARSNWDELVNPDWLYAAWKGTSYTKSFGFPPFPEDGSTLSECATGAYNDKWKQIAKNIKAAGLDDTTVIRLGWEFNGNWYAWAAGDAEAFKGCWQQVVGAAESVAPALTWDWNVNRGVGSGLADATKAYPGDEYVDIVGVDSYDMYPGAVDQASWNEHLNGKQGLKYWANFAKSHGKKISVPEWGVYPGTASEGSNGGDNPYYIAKMNAWFQSLGSQLAYESYFNEDAPYYAGSIYGSGQNPNAGAKYQELFTK, from the coding sequence GTGACGAGCAGACGCAGAGCTCCGGGCGAAGGCGAGCGAAGAGCGCAGGCCACTGCGGAGCGTGAGGCCCAGCCGGCCTCCGCCGACCGCGGTGAAGTGCTCGACAGCCGCCGCAGCCGCGCAAAGCGCGCAACGCACGATCTCGACCCCGCCGCAGGCCGCCGCAAGCGGCGCGCCGCCGTCAACGCGACGCTCAACGCACAGGTCCATGCGCAGGTCGGCGCCCCGGTCACGGTCGGTTCCGTCGAGGGTTCGTCCTTCTTCGCCGACGACCTGGGCGACCCGAGCGACCCGACCCCGACCCGACCCCGCGAGACGAGCCCCCGCGAGACCGGCCCTCGCGAGACCCGTCCCCGCGAGACCAGCAGTACCGGCCGCAAGAGCATCCGCGTCGCCGCCGCCCCGCCGGAAGAGCGCCTGAGTCGCGCCGACCTGCGCGCCCGCCGCGAGCGCATGGAGAAGCGCCGCCGTCGCCGCGCCCTGCAGCGCCAGCTCACCTTCGGCCTGATCGGCCGGGAGACCGACCCGGAAGCGGCCACCGTGGCCATTCCCCGTCTGGAAGAGACCGACACCGGCTCGATCAAGGTCGCCCGGTCGCGCTCGGAGCGAAAGGCCATGGAGACCGGGGCACTCGACCTCGGCACGGTCAGCTCGGCCGACACCGGCAGCATCATCATCGCCGACATCACCGTCGACGACCCCACGCCCACCGGTGAGATCTCCACCCGCCGCTCGCTGCGTGGCAAGCGCCCGCAGACCGGCCGTCGTTCCAGCCGGGGCCCGATCGGCCGCGCCGCCAGCAACAAGCGTGCCTGGCTGGGCGCCGTCGCGATCGCACTGACCGTGGCCGTCCCCGGTGGCTACTTCCTCGACCGCGCCCAGTCCGAGCCCACCCAGGAAGCGGCTCTGACCAGCGAGGGCAACACGATGCCGACGATCACGGCCGACCGGTCCACGTCGCCGACGTCGGAAGAGCTGAAGAAGAACCAGGAACGTCTGGGCAAGGCCACGGCCACGAAGACCAAGAAGGCCGCCTCCAAGACGACCAGCGCCGACAAGTCGAAGTCGCCCAGCGCCAGCAGGACCACGACCACCACCGACGACGCACCGACCAGCTCCAAGCCCGGCGGCACCACTCAGGTCGGCCTGGCCAACCTGAGTGACAAGGCCTCCGGCCTGGGCTGGGCCTCGGGCGTCTACATGCCGGGCAGCAACGCCAGCAACCAGGCGGCCTTCGCCCAGTGGCGCGGCACCGGGCTCGACGTGGTCGTCGACTGGCCGGCCCGCTCCAACTGGGACGAGCTGGTGAACCCGGACTGGCTGTACGCGGCCTGGAAGGGCACCTCGTACACCAAGTCGTTCGGTTTCCCGCCCTTCCCCGAAGACGGCAGCACGCTCTCCGAGTGCGCCACGGGTGCCTACAACGACAAGTGGAAGCAGATCGCCAAGAACATCAAGGCCGCCGGTCTGGACGACACCACCGTCATCCGCCTCGGCTGGGAGTTCAACGGCAACTGGTACGCCTGGGCCGCCGGTGACGCCGAGGCCTTCAAGGGCTGCTGGCAGCAGGTTGTCGGGGCCGCCGAGTCGGTCGCCCCGGCCCTGACCTGGGACTGGAACGTCAACCGGGGCGTGGGTTCCGGCCTGGCCGACGCGACCAAGGCCTACCCGGGCGACGAGTACGTCGACATCGTGGGCGTCGACTCGTACGACATGTACCCGGGCGCCGTCGACCAGGCCAGCTGGAACGAGCACCTCAACGGCAAGCAGGGCCTGAAGTACTGGGCCAACTTCGCCAAGAGCCACGGCAAGAAGATCAGCGTGCCGGAGTGGGGCGTGTACCCGGGTACCGCCAGCGAGGGCAGTAACGGCGGCGACAACCCCTACTACATCGCCAAGATGAACGCCTGGTTCCAAAGCCTCGGCAGTCAGCTGGCTTACGAGTCGTACTTCAACGAAGACGCCCCGTACTACGCCGGCTCGATCTATGGCAGTGGTCAGAACCCGAACGCGGGCGCGAAGTACCAGGAGCTCTTCACCAAGTAG
- a CDS encoding LemA family protein, producing the protein MVLVLTLVVVVMVVLVLVWAVSAYNRLVRRRNQVEAASAQIDVQLKRRHDLIPNLVETVKGYAAHESGTLDAVVRARQSAVAADGAPVQQRAAAENELTQVLSRLLAVAEAYPDLKASQNFGALQAELATTEDKIAYARQFLNNAVQTFNTSIETVPTNIVAGVGGFRPAEYFEVRVEERGNVSVQF; encoded by the coding sequence ATGGTGCTTGTGCTGACGCTGGTCGTCGTGGTGATGGTCGTTCTCGTCCTGGTCTGGGCCGTGAGCGCGTACAACCGGCTGGTCCGGCGGCGGAACCAGGTGGAAGCGGCCTCCGCGCAGATCGACGTGCAGCTCAAGCGCCGTCACGACCTGATCCCCAACCTGGTCGAGACGGTGAAGGGCTACGCCGCGCACGAGAGCGGCACCCTCGACGCCGTGGTGCGGGCCCGGCAGAGCGCCGTGGCCGCCGACGGCGCCCCGGTGCAGCAGCGAGCCGCGGCTGAAAATGAACTCACACAGGTGCTTTCGCGGCTCCTGGCGGTGGCCGAGGCGTATCCCGACCTGAAGGCCAGCCAGAACTTCGGGGCTCTGCAGGCCGAGCTGGCCACCACCGAGGACAAGATCGCCTACGCCCGCCAGTTCCTCAACAACGCCGTGCAGACCTTCAACACGAGCATCGAGACGGTGCCGACCAACATCGTGGCCGGGGTGGGCGGCTTCCGGCCGGCCGAGTACTTCGAGGTCCGGGTCGAAGAACGCGGCAACGTCTCCGTGCAGTTCTGA
- a CDS encoding DUF2207 family protein: protein MLTKIAFVAISLGLWAAAYAYMLRSTRPSSVEPEAATQELPGSEPPAVVSLLANDWRITEDAAESTLLDLAARRRLEFRQPANDPKQTTVHLAATTGDQPLTPYEQQVLDLVTSVAYEGGAPVSALTFRDRAAATAWRRSFGDAVVAEARARGLSRRRFSQRLLVVLIAGSVLPAGAVYAALWGTGYGRWGALLTLGVLYLVAARPLGERDTAAGRVVARRWLAVREFLRGDEAFAELPPAAVTVWDRYLAYGAALGATRVSSTVLDLGMGDRTRVWSAYTGHWRQVRITYPRLGLHYCKTPQEVTRGALGLLIPVAVMAGVSGLVLSRADYVNVPALVGAAVVAGLLVVRSLYLVVRAQREKEASREITGQVLWIEAWQVREEDQKVPHHHLAVDDGLTGETRAWALPNTMVDQVRVGDVVHLEVLPWTRRVMSIAPAV from the coding sequence ATGTTGACGAAAATCGCGTTCGTCGCGATCTCCCTGGGCCTCTGGGCCGCCGCCTACGCGTACATGCTCCGGTCGACCCGGCCCTCCTCGGTGGAACCGGAAGCAGCCACCCAGGAGCTGCCCGGCTCCGAGCCGCCCGCCGTGGTGAGCCTGCTCGCCAACGACTGGCGCATCACCGAGGACGCGGCCGAGTCCACCCTGCTCGACCTCGCCGCCCGCCGCCGGCTGGAGTTCCGTCAGCCCGCGAACGACCCGAAGCAGACCACGGTGCACCTGGCGGCAACGACCGGCGACCAGCCCCTGACCCCTTACGAGCAGCAGGTTCTCGACCTGGTCACGAGCGTCGCGTACGAGGGCGGGGCCCCGGTCAGTGCCCTGACCTTCCGCGACCGGGCCGCGGCCACCGCCTGGCGCAGGTCCTTCGGTGACGCCGTGGTGGCCGAGGCCCGGGCGAGAGGCCTGAGCCGGCGCCGGTTCTCGCAGCGGCTCCTGGTGGTGCTCATCGCCGGCTCGGTGCTGCCGGCAGGTGCGGTCTACGCCGCGCTGTGGGGTACCGGCTACGGCCGCTGGGGAGCGCTGCTCACGTTGGGCGTCCTGTACCTGGTCGCCGCCCGTCCGCTGGGGGAGCGCGACACCGCCGCCGGCCGGGTCGTGGCCCGGCGCTGGCTCGCGGTGCGCGAGTTCCTGCGTGGCGACGAGGCCTTCGCCGAGCTCCCGCCCGCCGCCGTCACGGTCTGGGACCGCTACCTGGCCTACGGCGCGGCCCTCGGCGCCACCCGGGTCAGCTCGACCGTGCTCGACCTGGGCATGGGCGACCGCACCCGGGTCTGGTCGGCGTACACCGGCCACTGGCGCCAGGTCCGCATCACCTACCCGCGCCTGGGCCTGCACTACTGCAAGACCCCGCAGGAGGTGACCAGGGGGGCGCTCGGTCTGCTGATCCCTGTCGCCGTCATGGCCGGTGTCTCCGGTCTGGTGCTGAGCCGGGCCGACTACGTCAACGTGCCCGCGCTGGTAGGTGCCGCCGTGGTCGCCGGTCTCCTCGTCGTCCGTTCGCTCTATCTGGTCGTGCGCGCGCAGCGGGAGAAGGAGGCGTCCCGGGAGATCACCGGCCAGGTGCTCTGGATCGAGGCCTGGCAGGTGCGCGAGGAGGATCAGAAGGTGCCGCACCATCACCTGGCCGTCGATGACGGGCTCACCGGCGAGACCCGGGCCTGGGCTCTCCCGAACACGATGGTCGACCAGGTCAGAGTGGGTGACGTGGTGCACCTGGAGGTGCTCCCGTGGACCCGGAGAGTGATGTCGATCGCTCCGGCCGTCTGA